A window from Paraburkholderia acidiphila encodes these proteins:
- a CDS encoding flagellar brake domain-containing protein, protein MHIHEPGSGIASKTLERLADPEQLPIETPLPLAVFHHDGTMLLPQGGVLNSEQRDFLFAHFQPYRNTAEEATLASAQDGLAERGKAPLSLEDMNLAIGALLGIRSQAGTGREMLPCRLIGFRQGGAMFVTPPAAAKPAWEPFLGEQVEIVAIATQAAFWLVCTVEAVCTHPFRYLVLSEPGTIRRLRERRAVRVRTQLAVRYGVDLTGAELDRLGIGCDISVLGMSLAAGRKIGEVGERICVVFPIEAGNVGATFQAVAVIRNLRADTPQEGLTLHGLEFDALSPESLVALKTFVFDRQDAVSYWAGMPT, encoded by the coding sequence AAAGACTCTCGAACGCCTCGCGGACCCTGAGCAACTGCCCATTGAAACACCGTTGCCATTGGCGGTGTTTCACCATGACGGCACGATGCTGCTGCCGCAAGGCGGGGTGCTGAACAGCGAGCAGCGCGACTTTCTGTTCGCGCACTTCCAGCCTTATCGCAACACGGCGGAGGAAGCGACGCTCGCGAGCGCGCAAGACGGCCTGGCCGAGCGCGGAAAAGCGCCGTTGTCGCTCGAGGACATGAACCTCGCCATTGGTGCGCTGTTAGGCATACGCAGCCAGGCGGGCACCGGGCGCGAGATGTTGCCGTGCCGGCTGATTGGTTTCCGGCAGGGCGGCGCGATGTTCGTGACGCCGCCTGCCGCGGCGAAGCCCGCATGGGAGCCGTTCCTCGGCGAACAGGTCGAGATCGTTGCGATCGCAACACAAGCCGCGTTCTGGCTCGTCTGCACCGTCGAGGCGGTTTGCACGCATCCGTTCCGCTATCTCGTGCTCTCGGAGCCCGGCACGATACGACGGCTGCGCGAACGCCGCGCCGTGCGCGTGCGCACGCAGCTCGCGGTGCGCTATGGCGTGGATTTGACCGGCGCGGAACTGGACCGGCTAGGCATTGGCTGCGATATCAGCGTGCTGGGCATGTCGCTGGCTGCCGGGCGCAAGATTGGCGAAGTCGGCGAGCGCATTTGCGTGGTGTTTCCGATCGAGGCGGGCAACGTGGGGGCGACGTTCCAGGCCGTCGCCGTGATCCGCAACTTGCGCGCCGACACGCCGCAGGAAGGGTTGACCTTGCACGGGCTCGAATTCGACGCGCTTTCTCCCGAGAGCCTGGTCGCCCTCAAGACCTTCGTGTTCGATCGGCAGGACGCCGTGTCTTACTGGGCTGGCATGCCGACCTGA
- a CDS encoding phospholipase D-like domain-containing protein, translating to MAENVSASNVISDVTQTLQTFDLLDLQQYTREKSYSNTASKDFHLFYVGRDDVHSILKYILSRASVSLYMNMFGFDDDELNSILMQQALDPTITMMITLDETQANGVNEKKLLESDIAQNPAKFNTYFVIGESATHQISHTKGFVADGKVGGEGSVNWSASGEGTFVNNGAPGGPGYKAQNNTQTIFTDPDTINRFQTELIAEHMTAKAQGYMLGAAKPTAKPAAAPAKKAAAKTTATAAGHAAASAAAQKTAPAAKRSKRT from the coding sequence ATGGCTGAAAACGTTAGTGCGAGCAACGTCATATCGGATGTCACGCAAACCCTGCAGACCTTCGACCTGCTCGATCTGCAGCAATACACGCGCGAGAAAAGTTACTCGAACACCGCCAGCAAGGACTTCCATCTCTTCTACGTGGGGCGCGACGACGTTCACAGCATCCTGAAGTACATCCTTTCCCGCGCCAGCGTGTCGCTTTACATGAACATGTTCGGATTCGACGACGATGAACTCAACTCAATCCTCATGCAGCAAGCGCTCGACCCGACCATCACCATGATGATCACCCTCGACGAGACACAGGCGAACGGCGTAAATGAAAAGAAGCTGCTCGAATCCGATATCGCGCAGAACCCGGCTAAATTCAACACGTACTTCGTGATCGGCGAATCGGCGACCCATCAGATCAGTCATACGAAGGGATTCGTTGCCGATGGCAAAGTGGGCGGCGAGGGATCGGTGAACTGGTCGGCGTCCGGAGAAGGCACGTTCGTCAACAACGGCGCGCCGGGAGGCCCGGGTTACAAGGCGCAAAACAACACGCAGACCATCTTTACGGACCCCGACACGATCAACCGGTTTCAGACCGAACTGATCGCGGAACACATGACAGCGAAAGCGCAGGGCTACATGCTCGGCGCTGCGAAGCCTACCGCCAAGCCAGCAGCCGCGCCGGCCAAAAAAGCCGCCGCGAAAACCACGGCCACCGCTGCGGGCCACGCTGCCGCCTCTGCTGCTGCGCAAAAAACCGCGCCCGCTGCAAAACGCAGCAAGCGCACTTGA